A window from Cytophagia bacterium CHB2 encodes these proteins:
- a CDS encoding DUF1697 domain-containing protein — MPQYLAFLRAINVGGHTVKPNQLRCMFEALSFANIETFIVEQ; from the coding sequence ATGCCCCAATACCTCGCCTTCCTCCGCGCCATCAATGTTGGCGGCCATACGGTGAAGCCGAATCAGCTTCGCTGCATGTTTGAAGCGCTCAGTTTCGCGAACATAGAGACGTTTATTGTGGAACAATAG